The following nucleotide sequence is from Cydia pomonella isolate Wapato2018A chromosome 6, ilCydPomo1, whole genome shotgun sequence.
agacttggttagttaatttacaatacatactaagtataatgagaacaaaaattcaaaaaaaaaaaaaaaagtgaaacaatTCCATTGGCAGAAGCCAgcagtgaaaataatttattcactacTTGGTCCTACCAATGACCTCATCAACCCAGTACTTAGTTAGCGGGCAGTCCAGGGGCTCCGCCAACACCCTCAGCATACAGTTGCTGCTGCCACGCACTCGCTTTAGCATCGAGGCAATTCTTTTCCGCCTTATGGCGAAAAAGTCATCCGCCCGTGCCTCGGCAAACATGCCTGATGCACTGCAGTGCTTTGGCAGCCTCAGCAGCATTCTGAGGATGTTGTTGTACTTAATGTGTTATAGGACCTCTGAGTAAAGCTTACCCACAGGCTGCGCGTGTAAAAAGTTTGACAATATGCTTTAAAAAGTGTCAACTTGACTTGATTGTTACaacgtgcaaacctgcgggcaAGCATATTGCCCCTCACTGCCAACgccctaaaaaaaaatgtgtaaaatgtgtgtccaaagtggtaaaatgttgaacgagatctagtaagtagtttttttttaatacgtcataaatggtacggatcccttcatgcgcgagtccgactggcacttggccgctttttattttatttcaagcgatacataaaaaataaaaattatattattagtgaAATCGACAAAGGAGCAAAAACCtatattgtctttttttttttagattccaTAGTCGGGGAGgtaattacatattaatttttaaattgatcAAAGACCCCAATTCACAGTACCacaaatgatagtacttttatactgattatTAAaccaattcgtgcaaaattattccctaaccattccaaaatattaaaaaaaccagccaagagcatgtcgggccatgctcagtgtagggttccgtagttactcttccgtcacaataagctaaactggagcttaaagtatagtaaattgttaaccaagggatgaaacggtacctttcacccgagttaaacaaataggcaaatttgcataatcagtacagtaagtacctaattaaagtaagtctttttactatgaagggaaaacttgcgataactcaaaaacagctaaactgatcatatctgctatagttttcatttaatgtctttcttaagctctacttccacgattttttccatattttttggacctatggttcaaaagttagaggggggggacacattttttttttctttcggagcgattatctccgaatatattcactttatcaaaaaatgtttcttgaaaacccctattagttttgaaagacctttccaacgataccccacactctagggttgaagcgaaaaaaaaatttcacccccactttacgtgtaggggaggtaccctaaaaaaaaaattaatttttagattttattgtacgactttgtcggctttattgatttatatatccatgccaaatttcagctttctagcactaacgaccacggagcaaagcctcggacaggcagacagacagacggacatggcgaaactataaggattccgttttatgccatttggctacggaaccctaaaaaggacaacgttattattcaagttttcacttctgtcggcactcccggagtgcaacccgttgtttttttttaatgagagaGTCCCTTTTGATCTCTAGCCAAACTATACTCTGtcaaacccactttgtcagtagaaaaaggcgcgaaattcaaattttgagAGATTaatccttcgcgcctacattttttaaatttgccgcttttttactGACAGAAATGGCTTAACAGACTGTATTATTGATATCGATTCAGTTATAGGCGTTATAGCCAACATTAAAATGCCAAGTCGAGCAAAGCGAAATCAATTCGTTATCTGTGGTTTTTTGCGTGAGATGCTATTCTATAGTCTATGATTGAAGTTTCTCTTTTGACTTTATGTATGTGGGGcgggaatttaaaaaaagtacacgGAAATTTTTCGCTCCAACTTTtaaaattcttatttattagtgtaaactaatttaatttgtatatatcttatgtaaaaatttgtaaataattatagttaGTGTTTAAACAATGCCAGGTAACGAGGGGGGCGGGGAAAACCCGCCCACCCTTAAGCGCTCCAAAAACGACATCCAAGGCAACACGGACGATGGCGGCGGGGGTGAGCAATTGAACAATGGATACTTACCGTATTTTAAACCGGACTATAAAAGACTATACCCTGAGAATTCAGGAAAAGTAGAATTTAAAGTGTTTGTTGAGCAAGTGGACCCAAAAGGCAAATTGGGAAACAAAAGCCCAATTTTCCTAAATCACATATTTACTACGGACATAAAAGGTGTAACGGCCATACAGCGTGTAAACGCTAACAAAATTGCAGTCGTTTTCAAGCAGTATAATACGGCtaataactttttaaacaaCACTGcatttttgacaaaatataACATGAAGGCGTACATACCGGCGACTCAAATCGAGAAAACTGGGATAATCAGATTTGTGCCAGCCAATATTTCAAACAAGGATTTATACACAAAGTTAAGCTCTATTTATGAGATCATAGCGGTACGACGCTTTACCAAAAAAGTAGAACAGGAACGTGTTCCTTTACAGACGGTGAGCATTACGTTCTTGTCGCATGTGCTACCGGACAATGTACAGTACGACTTATTCTCGTATAGAGTCTTCGAATATGTACCCCCCCTACTGcaatgttttaaatgttttaaatttaaccaTGCAGCTAAAGTATGTAACGGCAAACAGCGTTGCTCCATATGCTCGGGTGAACACTTTTATAAGGAGTGTGATAAGCCTAATGATTTATGTTGTGCCAATTGTAGTGGACCACATTTGGCAATTTCGaaacaatgtcctataaaacttaagaaaataacagaaaagaagacAAATATCACGTACGCCTCTAAAGCTGAAACTCGAAAAGTCGAGTTTCCGACATTACTTGACCAAACTGTAAGGCTTCCAGAAAAAGCAAGCAAATCTAAACCACAATCGCAAAAAAATGTTCCTTCTACAGCTACACCAGCAGAGACAccgaaatttgacattaaaaaaGAATTACTACAGAATGCAGACTTAATGAATGCACTGGTTAGCACTCTCATAGAATTAGCAAACAAGACTGATTCTAATCCAATCACTAGCAGTTCTATTAAAGATatgcttattaaaaatattaaataatggaTTCTACACTTATTCGTATTGCTCAATTCAATATTCAATcagttacaaataaaaaacctttgctaattaattttttaaaagttcATAATATCGATGTTTGTCTTCTTAATGAAACCTGGTTAAAACCAACTACTGCTTTTAGGATacctagttataatattttctgtaaatatGCTAACAATGGACATGGCGGAGTTGCTATActcgttaaaaatatatacaaacatACTTTTATTATACAGACTGACTTTTATGAAAGTATCCAAAATGTAGCTATCTCAATTGTGACTAACCGAGGGCCTTTATCAGTTTTATGTGTGTATTGTCCTCCAAACCGTCCACACATTAGACTAAATagacttaaaaatataattgagaaATTACCAACACCTATAATAATATCAGGAGACTTTAATGCGCATCATACAGCATTTGGTTGCGCTACTAATCAATCCAGGGGTAACACCTTGTTTGATATTATAAGTGACTTAGACTTATGTATCTTAAATGACGGAAATCCAACTACAGTTACTTACCCGAATCGAAATCCTTCAGCGATCGATGTTAGCCTCTGTAGTGCAAGTATTGCCCCTCTGTGCGAGTGGCAAGTCCATGATGACCCTATGGGCAGCTATTACTACCCTACTATAGTGAGTATATTGACCTCTcttgaaaaatatcaaataagtgATCCAGtagataaatttatatatactaAAGCTGACTGGAATAAATATAAAGAGCTTTCAGAAGAGATATTCTCGGATTTTCCTTTAAATGATAACGATCCTATACAATCATATGATAAATTTAGTGCTGAACTTAacctattaaaaatacaatgtatcccaaaacttactaaaaatacaaacttCGTTAGCAGACCTCCGGTTCCTTGGTGGAATAAAAAATGTGAAGATAGTGTCATTAAAGCCTATGAGGCATTAAAATATTACAGGGCCAATCCATCTTTAGAAAATTATATTACGTACAAGAAATTTGTTGCTCTTAAAAAACGAACAATAGCAGAGGAAAGAACTAGTAGTTGGCGTAGTTTTTGTGCTTCTTTAAATCGATGTACACCTATTGGGTTAATATGGAACAATATTAAACGTTTTAAAGGATTAATAAgtaagcaaataattaaaaatgatgaaTTTATAGAACCATTCATAACTAAACTAGCCCAAGGTTGTATTAACGATTCTAGCTCTATTGAaagtttatttgaaaataacaaTGATAATAATGAGTCTAAGCACCTTATTGAACCTTTTACTTGGGAGGAATTCAAAGTAAGTTTGCAATCTAGGAAAAATACTACCCCAGGATTAGATGATATACCATACTTACTTTTAAAGAAACTGCATGTTAATGGTCAAAAAGTTTTGCTCAGAATTATGAATTTACTTTGGTTACAAGGGAAAATACCTCTATCATGGAAAACACAAtgtgtaatacctattttaaaaccAGACAAACCTCCTAATGAGGCCAATTCTTATAGACCGATTTCTCTATCGTCATGTATTGGTAAAGTTTTTGAGAATATGATAAAGACTAGACTTGATTGGTATGTTGAGGCAAACAACATATTGCCTCCATTTCAAAATGGCTTTCGACGGGGTAGAAGCTGTTCTGACAGCTTCATATCTCTTATATCGGATTTAAAATTAGCTAACTATAACAAGTCACATgctgtttgtatatttttagatgTACAAGGAGCATTTGACAAGTTTGATCCCGCAATACTTGTAAAAATTCtatctaatattaatatacctGGGAAACTATGCAAGtggatatttaattttttggacaatAGAGAGctatatgtaaaatttaataacatactACATGGACCACAACAAGTTTTCAAAGGCACAATGCAAGGAGCAACGCTGTCTCCTCTTCTGTATAACTTGTATACTAGTGATATTAACTCATTTGTAAATAGTTCTAATGTTAATATACTGCAATTTGCAGATGATCTTGTAATATATTCTATTAATTCAAATTTAGATGTAGCTAAAGCACATATTAATAATGCACTAAATGAACTCTATGTCTATTACAATAATTACTTACACTTAAAGATAAATCCTGACAAAAGCAAGTTACTAATATTGAGCAAGGACACAACAAATGtacatattgtatataataatgaGATTATTAGAGAAGTCCCTTCTCATAAGTTTCTAGGTGTAGTCATAGATAATCATTTAAATTTTGACCTACATGCTAAGCACataatttcaaattctgttagAGGTTTAAATGTTATGAGATGTCTTGCTGGTATATCTTGGGGTGCTGACCCTCAAGTACTGTCCTTACTGTATAAAACCCTTGTCAGAAGTCACTTTGACTATAGTTTTCTTGTACATATGAATACTGTTCACATACATAAATtagaaataattcaaaataaggCTATGCGAATAATATCAGGGGCAATGTGTTCAACCCCAATAAGAGCAATGGAAGTAGAGACTAAAACAATGCCTTTACCTGTCAGATGGGTGTTGTTAGCttatagatatttaattaagatatatgCTAAAAATAATCAAAGTGTAATTAGAAGAATAAAGGGTCATCCCAGAATCCCCAAGTTTACAGCACTACTCTTACAGGTGGAAGCTaagttttgtaatatatataaaaatgaaatttggccATGTTATGAAGATAGCTTTGATAGTAAACTTTTAAACATTACAGTATGCACAAAATCTATCAATAATAATACTGATTTTCTATGTTTCTTGTCACAAATTCCCGATtattacaaattatacaccGATGGTAGTAAAGCAGATTCCCATGTTCGAAGTGCAGTATATGATCCTCAAACTAAATTTGTACAGAGCTTTAGGTTGCATCATGTATGTTCCATATTTACGGCTGAAGCATATGCTGTATTTGAAGCCCTGAAAGTTATAACCCGAGTGTCAGAATATaaacatttctttattttcacTGATTCACTTAGCTTAATTTATGCATTACAGAATAATCAATTGCATTATAAAGATAATTTcattttgtacaaaataaaaaatatcttatcactatttaaaaataataatgtaaatataaattttatgtgGATTCCATCCCATACTGGTATAACAGGGAATGAAGTTGCAGACAAAGCTGCTTATTTAGGTATTAACGAATTAGATGTAAGATGTAGTACTAGAATTCCACTAACTGATTGTCAAGCTTCTGTGAAAACTGATGTTGCTAAGATGTGGATAGATTTCTGGACCAAAGACAGAGAGATAAAAGGAAGATGGTACGCTAGTATTCAAACTGACTTACCTGGAAAGCCTTGGTATGAGAAGATTAAGACGGGAAGTCGTAGCTTTATTACCACCATCAATAGATTGCGGTTTGGTCACAACTGTGCACCAGCGCACTTAGCCAGATTTTCATTTATACAAGTATATTAAAAACACAGTGTTGAAGATTTAAAGTGAagtgttttaagttttaacaaaagtGCATTCTCTGACATACAACTCTTTAAATAATGTGTTTTGAACAAAACAAAGActtggcttaaaggactcgcatccaggccataaatgttaaaaaaaaaaaaaaaaaattatgtatgtgctaaaacgtagtgattatatgctctttggtatgTGCTTGCCAATCATTATATTAGATGTTGATTCAGCAAAACTCGTAATTAGTGTATAAAACTAATAGACTAATAGTTGTCATTAAATTGCCTTAAACTATGGCTGACAGTGATGATGAATACGATCGTAAGCGACGAGACAAATTTCGTGGTGAAAGAGGTACAGCTGAGGGTAGCAGCTACCGGAGCAGCGATCGGCGGGAAGAAAGAGGTCGTGGACGCGAAGAGTGGTCTGAGAGGTACTTACAGTATTGTATACGTTAGCGTATGTGGCAGTTATTTTATGTGTACATCACAAATACTGAGCTTTCTTTTCCAGATCCCATCCTCAAAATACCGAGCCTCCTAAGAATCCTATACCTGCCCCTAAATATCCTAAGCGTTCTTTTACCCTAGTAATaaggtaaaaattaaaaaattggcTGTTAATATGAGTTGGTATACCATCTGTCTTAGCCTAGTTAGAGATATGActgttttgttaatatttatgcTAACTTCTAACCTCATTTGCTTACCTAATgcattatataaaataagtttttgaattaaatatttactcaTTACCTATTAATGTATAATCGGATAAATCCGAATACTTGAGAATCTTGAGATTGTTGGGAATGCCTTTGGAAACCCTGTCTGAAAATGGACTctaaaatgattaaattatgtgatTTTCAGAATAAGCTGACATTCTGTAGTATTTGGCTTTACCTGAATATACCTTATGTCATTTCCTACTACAAACAAGATGAAGTGGGTGAATCAACTATTTTTGTCACTGGTTGCCATGGTAACATTCCTCTGGGTCACTCCTTAAACCTGGATTTATGGCATTGAAATCATCTAAACATGATTTTTGTGGCAATTATAAGCCCTTTTCCATAATAGGTCATCTACCAAACATGTTTGTATAACATGTTTAAAACAGTTCTTctaaaacaaactttgctactatTGTCTGCTGGCTGATGGGACAGAATAACATCAAGAAATAGTTGATTCACCCAGGTAATAGTAGGGTCAAGGGGGGGAACAGTGGCTTGGTAGAAAAAAGccagaaacaataaataaataaataataataataaaatatgtgtcCACCTTGACTCTAGTAGTAATGTCTTATTTTTCGCTCCATAGTAAGTCTGtcttaaacaaaaatgtattactGAGTAATAGAACTACTAGCATGTGTATTTAGGttgttaaattgaattaaacaGAAAATGCACTAGTTGGCAGTTgccattttgttattaaattcgGTTATCAAAAAATCAGCCAGTATACAATTATAATGGTTTAAAATGGTTGTTTGGAAATCTTAAAAACATAATTGAGTACAGTGATTCCAGCCAGCTCTATACACAGTGGTTTTTTAAAGTCCGACAATTTCAAGTACATTCTGAGCTTAAATTTCTTTTAAGTTACTTCCTcaaattaactccattttggagataattttGGCTAAAGACCAAGAAAGGTAGAAAGATATGGAGGAAGCCTATACCCGACAGGGGTCCTTAAAATAGAAAAATGAACAATGATACTGTTAGAACTtgtcagaaaaaatatttaaggaaaaataaaggcttaaataaataataaaatatttttatctgacAAGGCCCCTACAAGCATGTAcatttgccttagggcctgtttacatattgatttgatagatcaaataaatgatttatatatattattatattatttatttaatattagcactaacagataaaccttacatgctaacactcagattacatttaggtatatttacttcttaacttataatagcaatatacatttctttttttttttaggtagtttgttacatatttaattttaacaatttgaaatataatttagtttataaagGCTTAAAGTATAGCTATGTTTATTTTGTGTTGGAAGGTAGACTAGTAGTTAATacagtataattatattagaaGGTAATAGAACTTTTTGTGACTAGTATCTCCAGGTAATGGCTTGATGCTACCAAAAGTTTTGATTCAGgggtaaaaaaaacatccagGGAGCTGTCGCTGTTTAGAATATTGTTTATAAGCGTCAGAGCTAGGTGCAGGGGGGAGGTGGAAGGAACGCGCGTGCGCGCCGGTGGGACGGCTAACAGGCCGCGTTGCCTCGCACGCAACTGCATGCCACTCGTACACCATATCAAGCGCTGTGATCGTTCCGGCATCCCCCACCACCCGCtttgcacgctcccaatagttTCAATTGTTTGTgattaaatgtacttagccataccccaaAGTTAccagagtttaaaaaaaaacatacctttTCCCTAATTCCTTAAATTGTAGCACATCCCATGCAAATTAAGAGCATATAGAGCTCAAAGCTCAATGCATTCTTCAAAGTAATATCCATGGCAATTATTAAATCTAAGTCTTGTTCTaatgaaaatataggtatgtaaataaaataatcaaccAGAATTTAATGTTAGCATTTTGTAGAAACTAATGAACATCATTTTGCTTCAAGATCCCGTGGTGGCGGCCGCTCGGGACCTGATTACAGAGACTACCGTGGAGGAGCCAGTGCAAGCCGCGGCTACTCCCCCATCCGGGGTGAGGGGCCACCCAACAAGAGAATCCGGCCGGACTGGCCTATGGAAGACCGGAGATATGGGGGGATGCCTCATGATTCGTATGGGTCCTATGGATGGGCTCATGATCACTTTGGGCCTCATCCTGCTCATCAAGGATATGGTCAGCCCATGCCCCCAGTTCCTGCTCGGTAATCCATCTTCAAATTACAAATGCCAAATGATTAAAACTGGTCATAATGGTATGCAAACAAAAGTTCTTCAAACATTTTAACAAGAAATGGTTTTGATAGTTATGTTacagtttttttgtttgatcAATTCTGtgtattaagtaattttgattttctttttcttGAAAGTATAATCTTCTTAAATAAGAGTTTTCATAACCTTTTGACCACACaccttaaacaaaatttgtGCAAATAAAAATTGGCTTTTATGGCCATTTAATTATTGTGGGCGAGACCTTCAAATCCTCAACTTACATTCTAAAGAGTGGATTGGAAGGGCTTACTAGCCGTAGTTGAGAGAATCCTGCTTTAAATAAGTGAAAAAAGTCGGATAACGTAAAACCATTTATTTGGAGAAATAAAGTTTGagttgtaaaaatgttttttttttgttgcaaaTTATAATAGTAACATTCTTTGTTTTCACCCAATGTGTATATGCATATTGTGCATACACATACCTAGTgagtataataaagtaaaataattattttagggACGCAGTCCTCCCCATTGGTCCAACAGACGGCTCGTCTACCATGATGTCCTTCAAGGCGTTCCTCGCGGCGCAGGACGACTCCATCACTGTCGATGACGCCATTGTCAAGTACAATGAGTACAAACTCGAGTACAAGCGACAACAGCTCAATGAGTTCTTCGTGGCTCATAAAGACGAGGAATGGTATGTAgcatttttatatacattgttTACAAATCTTGGAAAGCTAAATGCTAAAAAGCTTAATAATTACATTCATttcaatttacaaaaaaaaaatatcttgctATTTGTTGCAAGCAgactcataaaaaaaaactatagagtCAAATGATTGAATGTAGAATTTTTGCATAGTAACTTGAAGTTTCAATCACAGATTAATTTTCTGTACTCGGCTTTATATTAATGTATTTGCTGGTAATTAAAAGATTCTAAGCATTAACATACTTGCATGAGATAAAATTATAATCTTTGATTTTTGTAGATCAGTTAAGGCTTAGAATCTTTTAAAGACCTTATGCAAATTATAATGTAAACTTTTTTCCCTACAGTCAACCGCGTAAACGCGTGGAATTGCTGGACACCgttgagaaaaatatattgaaacttTGTACAAATAAAATCGTGTGTGTAGCTAGTTGATCTCGCGTTGACCAGTAGCGCGCAATGCTACCGGTTTCGATACTGTAGGGATGCTAGGGCTAAATTCCACAAGTGTGGTACAGGTGAGAATGAagtaattttacaaattattactAAGCTCTTTAGTTTTCTGCAACAGTGGTTGAGCAAGACTGGTGTGCAACAGAGGTATAAACTGCTGACATTCTTTCTAATAAAAGCGAAAGTTCTTTAGTTTTATGAGCCTTTATTAGAGAGAAAGTCATGTTTATGTTGTTTTATAAGTCTGTTAGAAGtgatttttatgtaatatactCTGGATCACTTGCGCTTCTAAAGGACTTTGTATTTGAGTGTATGACAAGACTAGACAACTTGTAGTCGTGTTGTGTGCTCTACTCTGAAGGCATGATAACAATTGATTTTGATTTAGGTTCAAGATCAAATACCATCCCGAAGAATCGGTTAAACGGAAAGAGGAGCAACTGAATGCGTTAAAGGTAATTCCTTTTTGATTAGTCATGTTAATTCGGTATTTCTCAATTAAATGTCTTGTTTGTTAGCTCAGTTTGAAGAGGAACTGTGGTGTTATGATATCTATAtgattttctttaaattttgttttcaatttatAAGCAGGGTGTTTTTACTATTGATGAAGAGACTGATGGTAAGTCGTTTTCTAGAACCGCGTCAACATCTTCCTGGAGCTTTTAGAAGGTGGGGAGCTCGACAAAGTATCTGTGGACGTGGACAAGTCCGACCAATTGGTCCGATTGCTGGATACTGTGGTTATAAAATTAGAAGGCGGAACCGAGGAAGATCTGAAAGCGCTCGATCTGCCGCCTGCCCCCGAAAATACTAATTCAATTAGTGAAAAATCAGGTACCCATATACTTATTTACCTGACCTGTATTTGATTCTAGGATCCCAATGTATGAAGTTACAAGTTTACAGTTGTAAAACGGCGTTTACACGCTCTGGACCAGTGGCGTATCCGAGAGGTGTTTAATTATTGATGCCGCTTTGCGCTTTGTAAAATTGATACTTTATAAAATGCGCCCTAAGTAGTACTCAATATATAaacatgtaaatatataaactcaATGTGGAAATGTTGTTATAAAAGTGGTTTTGATGATGTAgttcgtttattattattaaccaaGTGGCTTCTTACAGATAAACGTGACGACCAACCGGTCGTCATTGACGTAGACGCTGTCAAggtaaaagaagaaaaagacgATTCTGAGAAAACAGAAGAGAAGGTATTTGTTGATTGTGAGATGATGCGATACCCCAAGTTATTAAATTTGCCGGATTGCTAAATGCTAAATGGAAACTCTATTTTAATAGGAAAAGAAACCAGAGTCACCAAAGCCTACAACGCCATTGACTATGGAGATAGACCCTCATCTCAAGCAGTTGCAAGAGCAAGCCAAAATGTTCTCGCGGTTCAACTCGGCGCCGGGCACGGAACCGGGCGACGATATCGATGTACCGGAGAAAGAACCACGTCAGTACCTTACTTGTCCTATTTGTAGATTGAGAAATCAATTTAAAGTAGCTGCCATAGACTCGCATCTCGAGGATCTGCATGTAAACCAAAATGTTCTTGCAAGTCAACTCCAGTTGTTATACTATATTCTTAGAAAATACGGATCATGATACAGTGATAGACTAATAATTTTCTACTACACCCCAATAAGAGCAAAATTgtcatcatcatttttattcCAGCACCGCCTGGATCTTCATCAAGTTCCTCCTCGTCCAGCTCGTCTTCCTCCAGCTCCGAAGATGAAGGCGACACGGCACCTAGACGCAAATCAAAGTCCAAATCCAAAACGCCAGACAAGTCTCCTAAACGCAAGGAAAAATCCAAGTCGCCAAGCGCTGAAAAAGATGAGAAGCCCGTCGATATTGTTAAAGACAATGAAAAGAATGGAGACAAGAGCGGCGATGAGAAGGCGGAGTCGGTGTCTGATGTCGTCGTCGAGAAGAAAGAAACTAGGGCCCTTCATAAAACTACCTCCATATTCTTGAGGAACCTTGCGCCCAGTATTACTAAAGCGGAAGTTGAAGCTGTAAGTCTTATTTTCAACTGTCTACTTTGTGAAGTTTTTAAACCCCCAGCACAAACGGATTTTAACTCCTCATTGTTATGAACATgaatttttactaattattcaCGAAGTATACACGACTTAGTAACCAACATAAGCGACGCAGTATCAACCTCCCTTACCTAAAACATTCACTCTCCTTTGGTATCTAAAACAGTTCCCTGTTTTCATTAAATCAGTAGCCTTTCCAGAAACACTTTCCAGAGGTTTGGaaagtgagaaaaaaaaagacttGGTTAACATACCGTTTGTATAATACAGATGTGCAAGCGCTACGGCGGTTTCTTGCGCGTCGCGCTGGCCGATCCGCTGCCCGAGCGGCGCTGGTTCCGCCGCGGCTGGGTCACCTTCCGCAGAGAAGTCAACATCAAGGACATCTGCTGGAACCTTAACAACATTCGGGTATGTCATATCTTTCATTTTTCTAGTTAGACACCTaattctaaatataaatattttatcacattGGTAACTTAACCTTTACCCTGTTT
It contains:
- the LOC133519004 gene encoding serrate RNA effector molecule homolog isoform X1; the encoded protein is MADSDDEYDRKRRDKFRGERGTAEGSSYRSSDRREERGRGREEWSERSRGGGRSGPDYRDYRGGASASRGYSPIRGEGPPNKRIRPDWPMEDRRYGGMPHDSYGSYGWAHDHFGPHPAHQGYGQPMPPVPARDAVLPIGPTDGSSTMMSFKAFLAAQDDSITVDDAIVKYNEYKLEYKRQQLNEFFVAHKDEEWFKIKYHPEESVKRKEEQLNALKNRVNIFLELLEGGELDKVSVDVDKSDQLVRLLDTVVIKLEGGTEEDLKALDLPPAPENTNSISEKSDKRDDQPVVIDVDAVKVKEEKDDSEKTEEKEKKPESPKPTTPLTMEIDPHLKQLQEQAKMFSRFNSAPGTEPGDDIDVPEKEPPPPGSSSSSSSSSSSSSSSEDEGDTAPRRKSKSKSKTPDKSPKRKEKSKSPSAEKDEKPVDIVKDNEKNGDKSGDEKAESVSDVVVEKKETRALHKTTSIFLRNLAPSITKAEVEAMCKRYGGFLRVALADPLPERRWFRRGWVTFRREVNIKDICWNLNNIRLRECELGAIVNRDLARRVRPVTGVTLERPVLRADARLAARLAHLLDARTKLWERPRDGGAADQHDPQPESFSLNESPNPVLHKITEHLIEEASTEEEELLGVEADTETQTEQADPELMRVLDRLVLYLRIVHSVDYYNHCEYPYEDEMPNRCGIMHARAGPPATKPTQQEVQDYIKTFEGKMSAFLQDVKPLTEEELQKLGIKDPDAEVEKFIQANTQELAKDKWLCPLSGKKFKGPDFIRKHIFNKHAEKVEEVRREVAYFNAYVRDVRRPQQPEPPQRAPPAPLAPPPQPAP
- the LOC133519004 gene encoding serrate RNA effector molecule homolog isoform X2, giving the protein MADSDDEYDRKRRDKFRGERGTAEGSSYRSSDRREERGRGREEWSERSRGGGRSGPDYRDYRGGASASRGYSPIRGEGPPNKRIRPDWPMEDRRYGGMPHDSYGSYGWAHDHFGPHPAHQGYGQPMPPVPARDAVLPIGPTDGSSTMMSFKAFLAAQDDSITVDDAIVKYNEYKLEYKRQQLNEFFVAHKDEEWFKIKYHPEESVKRKEEQLNALKNRVNIFLELLEGGELDKVSVDVDKSDQLVRLLDTVVIKLEGGTEEDLKALDLPPAPENTNSISEKSDKRDDQPVVIDVDAVKVKEEKDDSEKTEEKEKKPESPKPTTPLTMEIDPHLKQLQEQAKMFSRFNSAPGTEPGDDIDVPEKEPPPPGSSSSSSSSSSSSSSSEDEGDTAPRRKSKSKSKTPDKSPKRKEKSKSPSAEKDEKPVDIVKDNEKNGDKSGDEKAESVSDVVVEKKETRALHKTTSIFLRNLAPSITKAEVEAMCKRYGGFLRVALADPLPERRWFRRGWVTFRREVNIKDICWNLNNIRLRECELGAIVNRDLARRVRPVTGVTLERPVLRADARLAARLAHLLDARTKLWERPRDGGAADQHDPQPEDAHGQKTKNSRDPRLNRTVPHEDSSFSLNESPNPVLHKITEHLIEEASTEEEELLGVEADTETQTEQADPELMRVLDRLVLYLRIVHSVDYYNHCEYPYEDEMPNRCGIMHARAGPPATKPTQQEVQDYIKTFEGKMSAFLQDVKPLTEEELQKLGIKDPDAEVEKFIQANTQELAKDKWLCPLSGKKFKGPDFIRKHIFNKHAEKVEEVRREVAYFNAYVRDVRRPQQPEPPQRAPPAPLAPPPQPAPYGGAGGPAGGRGWGWAGWAPPQPYAPRHPRFSRPRDNVDRSRPIIAYNDLDFPDSGDIF